In one window of Rhodoglobus vestalii DNA:
- a CDS encoding ribonucleotide-diphosphate reductase subunit beta encodes MGILGTGLQDGLLLKPIKYQWAMDLYDQAVANTWFPNEIQLGEDIADFKKMTDEERHAVTFLMSYFNPNELLVNKALAFGVYPYVSAAECSLYLAKQMWEEANHCMSFEYVLETFPIDREAAYNSHVDVPSMARKEEFELKYIRRMTEQTLDIDTIQGKQDFIRNLVAYNVILEGIWFYSGFMVALSFRQRNLLRNFGSLMDWVVRDESLHLKFGINLILTVLEENPEIQTEEFADEIRQMILDAVEMEEAYNHDLLPGGILGLNANYINQYVKYLADRRLEELGFEAHYKVTNPAKWMATANDTLELVNFFESTNTSYEANASATTKVKV; translated from the coding sequence ATGGGAATTTTAGGAACAGGCCTGCAAGATGGCCTTCTGCTGAAGCCGATCAAGTACCAGTGGGCAATGGACCTCTACGACCAGGCCGTCGCTAACACCTGGTTCCCGAACGAGATTCAGCTGGGCGAAGACATCGCCGATTTCAAGAAGATGACTGATGAGGAACGTCACGCGGTGACCTTCCTCATGAGCTACTTCAACCCCAACGAGTTGCTCGTCAACAAGGCACTCGCCTTTGGTGTGTACCCCTACGTCTCTGCGGCAGAGTGTTCGCTGTATCTCGCCAAGCAGATGTGGGAAGAAGCAAACCACTGCATGAGCTTCGAGTATGTACTCGAAACCTTCCCCATCGATCGTGAAGCGGCCTACAACTCTCACGTTGATGTGCCGTCGATGGCTCGCAAAGAGGAGTTCGAGTTGAAGTACATCCGGCGCATGACGGAGCAGACTCTCGACATCGACACGATTCAGGGAAAGCAAGACTTCATCCGTAACCTTGTTGCCTACAACGTGATTCTTGAGGGCATTTGGTTCTACTCAGGGTTCATGGTCGCTTTGTCGTTCCGCCAGCGCAACCTGCTGCGCAACTTCGGTTCGCTCATGGACTGGGTTGTTCGTGATGAGAGCCTGCACCTCAAATTCGGCATCAACCTGATTCTCACCGTGCTCGAAGAGAACCCTGAGATCCAGACGGAAGAGTTCGCTGACGAAATTCGCCAGATGATTTTGGATGCTGTCGAAATGGAAGAGGCCTACAACCACGACCTGCTCCCCGGCGGCATCCTCGGACTCAACGCCAACTACATCAACCAGTACGTCAAGTACCTGGCTGACCGCCGCCTAGAGGAGCTCGGATTTGAGGCCCACTACAAGGTCACGAACCCAGCCAAGTGGATGGCGACCGCCAACGACACTCTTGAGCTGGTGAACTTCTTCGAATCAACCAACACCTCGTACGAGGCGAACGCGTCAGCAACCACCAAGGTCAAGGTTTAG
- a CDS encoding GNAT family N-acetyltransferase yields MSLTVEWVGWLDPRAVQQRELMEVETTAMYADRQAELDEAGRNAVSAALTVSPSDVSHTVLVLDADVVIGHAALRPFGASFEVKKVFVDSRHRGKGAARLLMNELEGVAREAEAHSLVLQTGHVQVPAMALYESLGYRRIDAFGHYAAIPFGVCFEKTL; encoded by the coding sequence GTGAGCCTGACCGTCGAGTGGGTTGGATGGCTAGATCCACGGGCGGTCCAGCAGCGTGAACTGATGGAGGTCGAGACGACCGCAATGTATGCAGATCGTCAGGCCGAACTCGATGAGGCGGGCCGCAACGCAGTCAGTGCTGCGTTGACGGTCTCGCCCTCCGATGTCAGCCACACGGTGTTGGTGCTCGATGCCGATGTGGTGATCGGGCATGCGGCTCTTCGGCCCTTTGGCGCGTCATTCGAGGTCAAGAAGGTGTTCGTCGATTCGCGTCACCGGGGCAAGGGCGCCGCGCGCCTCCTCATGAACGAGCTTGAGGGTGTTGCCCGCGAGGCTGAGGCACACTCTTTGGTACTTCAAACCGGCCATGTGCAGGTGCCCGCAATGGCGCTCTATGAGAGTCTTGGCTACCGGCGAATTGATGCGTTCGGCCACTACGCTGCGATCCCTTTCGGGGTGTGTTTTGAGAAGACGTTGTAG